A single window of Ctenopharyngodon idella isolate HZGC_01 chromosome 24, HZGC01, whole genome shotgun sequence DNA harbors:
- the LOC127507607 gene encoding NACHT, LRR and PYD domains-containing protein 12-like, producing the protein MKIDEAIKPCKSQDSSIKCNDIFRLNKKKKKIVLTKGIAGIGKTVSVHKFILDWAEGNANQDIDCVFLLPFRRINCVKDREISLHEFLQKFNPELKKLETTKICKIYKRNLALIFDGLDESRLSLDFDSGMVTSVEERSSVDELFTSLINGTLLPSAHVWVTSRPAAANQIPPEYVGLFTEVRGFTDQQKEEYFRKRITDETQASRMISHIKKSRSLYIMCYIPVFCWITATVLQDIPIGNNAENINTTLTEMYIHFLLIQMNMKSQKHERNTERERIKLLDSNKTMILKLAKLAFEQLKKENIVFYEEDLRACDIDVSEEDFESTGMLTEIFQQEAAIHEMKVFCFVHLSVQEFLAAVHVFLCYLNKNMDELQFFFKDRQRKVRTDHTDKPDKNIAVHELLKKAVRKAMQSRKGHLDLFLRFLLGISLESNQKLLRGLFTHTEDSKDSITEITKCIKKLLQNHDISPETSVNLFYCLLELNDNSLYTEIQRYFRSSPERRLSSSMCSLVAYVLLMSEEVLDVFNLRMYSYESGGYRILLPAVRCCRKAILSRCLLNDTDCETVAWALQIPNSHLIEMDMSNNNLFDSGVKLLSDGLKSPNCQLNILSLERCKLTAQCCDFVASVLQSSNSRLIELDMSHNKLQVSGLKLLSDGLKSPNCQLKRLRFCCCEVTDESCGYLASALRSNPSHLRELDLTDNPVGLSGVDMFSDLLNDPNCALNNVIFWSTITDLSDFEDEPYPYHTVTFDF; encoded by the exons ATGAAGATTGATGAAGCCATTAAACCTTGTAAATCACAGGACAGTTCAATCAAATGCAATGATATATTTAGACtgaacaaaaagaagaaaaagattgTTCTAACCAAAGGCATTGCTGGCATTGGAAAAACGGTCTCAGTGCACAAGTTCATTCTGGACTGGGCAGAAGGAAACGCCAATCAGGATATAGACTGTGTTTTCCTGCTTCCATTCCGAAGGATTAATTGCGTTAAAGACCGGGAGATCAGTCTGCATGAGTTTCTACAGAAATTTAATCCTGAACTGAAGAAACTGGAAACAACAAAGATATGTAAGATATATAAACGTAATCTTGCGTTAATCTTTGATGGACTGGATGAGAGTCGACTGTCTTTGGATTTTGACAGTGGAATGGTGACGAGTGTTGAGGAGCGATCATCTGTAGATGAACTGTTTACAAGTCTGATCAATGGGACTCTGCTTCCATCAGCTCACGTCTGGGTGACATCACGaccagcagcagccaatcagatccctCCTGAGTATGTAGGGTTGTTCACAGAGGTGCGAGGATTCACTGACCAGCAGAAGGAGGAGtatttcaggaagagaatcacAGATGAGACTCAGGCCTCCAGAATGATCTCACACATTAAGAAATCTCGTAGTCTCTACATCATGTGTTACATTCCTGTGTTCTGTTGGATCACAGCCACTGTTCTTCAGGATATTCCCATTGGGAACAATGCAGAGAACATCAACACGACACTCACTGAAATGTACATCCACTTCCTGCTGATACAGATGAACATGAAGAGCCAGAAGCATGAGAGAAATACAGAAAGAGAACGGATCAAGCTCTTAGATTCcaataaaacaatgattttgaAGTTAGCTAAGCTAGCATTTGAACAgctaaagaaagaaaacattgtgTTCTATGAGGAAGATCTGAGAGCATGTGATATTGATGTGAGTGAAGAAGACTTTGAGTCCACAGGAATGCTCACTGAGATCTTTCAGCAAGAAGCTGCAATTCATGAGATGAAGGTCTTCTGCTTCGTGCATCTGAGTGTTCAAGAGTTCCTCGCTGCAGTGCATGTGTTCCTCTGCTACCTGAACAAGAACATGGACGAGCTGCAGTTTTTCTTTAAAGATAGACAAAGAAAGGTCAGAACTGACCACACTGACAAGCCAGACAAAAATATTGCTGTACATGAATTACTAAAGAAGGCTGTAAGGAAAGCAATGCAAAGTAGGAAAGGACATTTAGATCTATTTTTACGGTTTCTGCTGGGCATTTCACTGGAATCCAATCAGAAACTGCTCAGAGGCTTGTTCACACACACTGAAGACAGCAAAGACAGCATCACAGAAATAaccaaatgcattaaaaaactattacaaaaCCATGACATCTCACCTGAAACTTCAGTCAACCTGTTCTACTGCTTACTGGAGCTCAATGACAATTCATTATATACAGAAATACAAAGATACTTCAGATCATCTCCAGAAAGAAGACTCTCATCTTCCATGTGCTCATTGGTGGCTTACGTACTGCTGATGTCAGAGGAGGTGCTGGATGTGTTCAACCTGAGGATGTACAGTTATGAATCGGGAGGCTACAGGATTCTCCTGCCAGCTGTGAGATGCTGCAGAAAAGCCAT ACTCTCCCGCTGTCTTCTCAATGACACCGACTGTGAAACTGTGGCTTGGGCCCTGCAGATACCAAACTCACACCTGATAGAGATGGACATGAGTAACAATAACCTGTTTGACTCAGGAGTGAAGCTActctctgatggactgaagagcCCAAACTGTCAGCTGAATATACTGAG TTTGGAACGCTGTAAACTCACTGCTCAATGCTGTGATTTTGTGGCATCAGTTCTACAATCATCAAACTCCCGTCTGATAGAGCTGGACATGAGTCACAATAAGCTGCAGGTCTCAGGACTGAAGCTGCTCTCGGATGGACTGAAGAGCCCAAACTGTCAGCTCAAGAGACTGAG attCTGTTGCTGTGAGGTGACAGATGAAAGCTGTGGTtatctggcttcagctctgcgttcaaacccctcacacctgagagagctggatctgacAGACAATCCAGTGGGATTATCAGGAGTCGATATGTTCTCTGATCTACTGAATGATCCAAACTGTGCACTGAACAATGTCAT attCTGGTCAACTATCACTGATCTGTCTGATTTTGAGGATGAGCCATATCCTTATCACACAGTGACTTTTGACTTCTGA